A genomic window from Solanum stenotomum isolate F172 chromosome 10, ASM1918654v1, whole genome shotgun sequence includes:
- the LOC125842329 gene encoding uncharacterized protein LOC125842329 encodes MAMQTGVATSKVLILVGAGLTGSVILKSGRLSDLISQLQEVINGVNAAETSPGKYDTALLAAQIRQLAQEIREMSISNPITIFNKDSSSSGSYGSYILPAAAVGAMGYCYMKWKGWSFSDVMYVTKHNMANAVASVSKQLENVSDALASTRRHLTKRLENLDWKLDEQIEMSNLITNDVRDVKANLNQIGFDINLIHEMVSGLEGKIELLESNQDVTNSGLWYLCQAAGGIKDVQNTKVIQGMEAKLIEHSKVTPKENSVKGLEFIVESNDSSVPPKSVMDTEGKDIIDNFAKGPVASKMRIHRSYPVGLSLTRSVLGPGF; translated from the exons ATGGCGATGCAAACCGGCGTCGCCACTTCCAAAGTACTCATACTCGTCGGCGCAG GTTTGACTGGGTCAGTAATATTGAAAAGTGGACGATTATCTGATCTGATCTCGCAGCTTCAGGAGGTGATAAATGGCGTGAATGCAGCTGAGACATCTCCTGGTAAATATGACACTGCTCTTCTAGCAGCTCAG ATTCGACAATTAGCACAAGAGATCCGGGAGATGAGCATATCAAATCCAATTACTATTTTCAATAAGGATTCTTCCTCCAGTG GGAGCTATGGTTCTTACATTCTTCCAGCTGCTGCAGTTGGGGCAATGGGTTATTGTTACATGAAGTGGAAG GGTTGGTCATTTTCCGATGTAATGTATGTGACAAAGCATAATATGGCGAATGCTGTTGCATCTGTGTCTAAGCAGTTGGAGAACGTATCTGATGCATTGGCT tcTACAAGAAGACATTTGACTAAGAGGCTGGAAAACTTGGACTGGAAGCTAGATGAGCAAATTGAGATGTCAAACCTTATTACTAATGAC GTGAGAGATGTTAAGGCTAATctaaatcaaattggtttcGATATAAACTTAATCCATGAGATGGTGTCTGGATTG GAAGGGAAGATTGAGCTTCTTGAGAGTAACCAG GATGTGACTAATTCTGGTTTGTGGTACTTGTGCCAAGCTGCTGGGGGCATTAAGGATGTTCAAAATACTAAGGTTATTCAG GGCATGGAGGCTAAGCTGATAGAGCATTCAAAGGTGACTCCCAAGGAAAATTCTGTGAAG GGGCTTGAATTCATTGTCGAATCTAATGATTCAAGTGTGCCACCAAAATCGGTTATGGATACAGAAGGAAAAGATATTATTGACAATTTTGCCAAAGGTCCAGTTGCTAGCAAAATGAGGATTCACAGATCTTATCCAGTTGGGTTGTCTTTAACAAGGAGCGTGCTGGGTCCAGGATTCTGA
- the LOC125841530 gene encoding signal recognition particle 19 kDa protein, whose protein sequence is MDGEIKNIKKWNILYPVYINSKKTIAEGRRICVTKACENPTCTEISDCCNFLKIPCAIELDKAYPRDFMQRGRVRVLLKREDGTPYNPVIPSRKQLMINVAELVRRHPNRTKKQEPAASSAAGSSKSGKGGRKKR, encoded by the exons ATGGATGGTGAAATTAAGAACATCAAGAAGTGGAACATACTGTATCCAGtttatataaattcaaaaaagacGATAGCGGAAGGAAGAAGAATTTGTGTGACGAAAGCTTGTGAAAACCCTACTTGTACTGAGATTAGTGATTGCTGCAACTTCCTCAAAATTCCTTGTGCAATTGAG CTTGATAAGGCATATCCACGGGATTTCATGCAAAGAGGAAGAGTGAGAGTTTTGCTAAAGCGGGAAGATGGAACCCCTTACAATCCTGTCATTCCTTCAC GGAAACAGCTGATGATCAATGTTGCAGAGTTGGTTCGAAGACATCCTAATAGGACTAAGAAACAGGAGCCTGCAGCCTCTTCTGCAGCTGGTTCTTCAAAGTCTGGCAAGGGAGGTAGAAAGAAGAGATAG